Within Hydra vulgaris chromosome 02, alternate assembly HydraT2T_AEP, the genomic segment TGGACACAGGATGTTCGAAGAAgattttgaatacaaaattCCTGCCCAAAAGTCAATGTAGGTACTCAAACTCTCAAAAGGTAGTAACGTTTGAAGGAAAAGTTCATCAGTGCACTGGGTCAGCGGTTGTGATTCTTGAGGTTGATGAAGTTATTTTTGTGGACTTCCAACCGTTTGGAGTTGATATGATGCTCGGAATGAGTTCCATTAAATTACTTGGAGGAGTATCCATTTCTCCTTTGGGAAAAGCGAAGTTCGGATTGAGTTACTGTGGAGCATCGGCTTTGAACAAGGACAAAGTCAAGAAAATcgatataaaaaagaaagatcatgaaacagtttttaatggTGTTGAATGGAGATTCAAATGGAAATGGAGAGATGGAGAAAGCCCCGACCGATTGCGTAATAAAGTGGCACAGTACGGAATTCCACAACACACTAGAGCAGACTATGAAAACGAACTACAGAATTGGATTGATCGGAAGTGGCTGTTAGAGTATGACGAAAATGAATTGGGGCCGCCCAAAGGGCAGATTCCTTTAATGGCTGTCATTCAGAGaaacaaagaccaaaaaatCCGACCTGTTCTAGACTGGAGAGAAGCTAACGATTTCATTGAGACATACACGAGAGATGCAGATGTGTGTGTCGAAAAGCTTAGAGAATGGAGAAGAATGGGTAACAAACCAGCAATTATTGATTTACGCAAGGCTTATCTTCAACTAAAAACTGATAAATCTCTTTGGCCCTTCCAAACAGTGGTGTTTCGAAATAAAAGGTATTGTTTGACACAACTTGGTTTCGGATTGAACGTTGTGCCAATGATCATGAAATCCGTTGTGAGTGCCGTCATTGATCAAGACGAATTAGTGAAGAGTGGAACGTCCGCTTATGTTGTCGACATTTTCGTAGACGAAAGTGTGGCGAGTCTTGATTATGTCaagagacattttttaaaatatggtttagAAAGTAAAGAAGGTGAGCAGATTGGTAATGATGGAGTCCATGACAGTATTCCACTGGGTTTCTGATGCCCTTACAGGAAAATCAAGGTTGAGATCAAAAGCGACGGGTGAAATGCTAATTCGAAGAAGACTGAGCGTGTTGCAACAGCTAATTGAAGAATACAATGTTAGCGTTGAGATGAAACTCATTCCTTCTAAAGATAATTTGGCTGATGCGTTAACAATAGTTCGCAGCAGATGGCTCAACAAACTGACTGTGCCAGAGTGTCGGAATGTTGTATGGGAATCGCAGCTACGAAGGCTGAATATATTTCCGATATACACCAAAGAACTGGACATTTCGGAGTGAATCGAACGTTAAACTTTGTTCGTAAAACAATTCAGACTGCTACTGAAAACGATGTTCGAAATGTGATAAAAAGTTGCGAACCATGTCAGTCAATAGATCCAGCGCCAATATGGTGGGAAAAAGGGAATTTGGATGTTGAAGGAAACTGGGAGAGATTGGCCATGGACATCACGCATTATGGCACTGACAAGTTTTTGAGTCTAATTGATTGCGGACCTTCAAAATACGCGTTGTGGCGACAATTATCAAGCTCATACGGAAGTCTTGCCATAGTCCGAATACTCcgtcttattttttgtaaacgtGGAGCACCGTCTGAAATATTGACTGACAATGAGCCGACATTTAGAGCTAAAGAGATAAGGAGTTTCCTTGATAGTTGGGGAGTACAAATTAGATTTAGAGCCGCTTATTATCCTGAAGGAAATGGGATTGTAGAAAGAAACCACCGTACGATCAAGAGAATAGCAGAACAATCGAAAATGTATATACCGGAAGCATTATATTGGTACAATGTCTCAGCCGACAAAAATGGTGCAAGTCCGATGAACAAAATATACAGTTATACCATTGGTGTGAAAGGATTGGGAAAAGAGAATCTTCCTGCGCAAAATGTCACGAACGAGAGGTTTCGAATTGGCGATAAAATCTGGCAGAAACCACCAAATGCGAGGTGCTATACAAAGTGGCAACCAGCTACGATAACTCGGAATGCGTCGAAACAAATCGTAGAAGTGAACGGCATTCCGCGTCATGTGAAACACGTTAGACCTCGAAATGATACTCAGTCCTGCATTATCCCTGATGTGGAAAAAGAGATGAATACTGAAACTGGTCTAGAGAACGCTAAAAATCAAGGAGAGCAAGTTAAAGATGTGTTAGAGACGAACGAGGAAAATGTCGAAGCTGAAGATGGATCCCAAGAAATCGACATGCTTTTGCGACGGAGTGGTCGGGAACGGCGCATGCCTTCGAAATACTTTGATTGCTATTTGAATGATCCGTAAGGATCAAGGAGGAGTGTAATTCCGGAAAGTTCTAGAACATTTAATGACGTTAgagatttaaaagctttaatagtttttaccaataataattgtaaatatgtttttgcgGTGATTTATGACGGTGTTTTGAAGGATATTTTAGGAAAAGCATAGAGTATATATATTGaggaaaaatttgtaaataagaGAGTTTTAGTTAGGAGAAAAGattattgtttattgatttaatttatctGTTTATTGATTTGTTGATTAAGAGAAAAaactacaatatatatatatatatgcatatgtatgaatat encodes:
- the LOC136076281 gene encoding uncharacterized protein LOC136076281; protein product: MAQQTDCARVSECCMGIAATKAEYISDIHQRTGHFGVNRTLNFVRKTIQTATENDVRNVIKSCEPCQSIDPAPIWWEKGNLDVEGNWERLAMDITHYGTDKFLSLIDCGPSKYALWRQLSSSYGSLAIVRILRLIFCKRGAPSEILTDNEPTFRAKEIRSFLDSWGVQIRFRAAYYPEGNGIVERNHRTIKRIAEQSKMYIPEALYWYNVSADKNGASPMNKIYSYTIGVKGLGKENLPAQNVTNERFRIGDKIWQKPPNARCYTKWQPATITRNASKQIVEVNGIPRHVKHVRPRNDTQSCIIPDVEKEMNTETGLENAKNQGEQVKDVLETNEENVEAEDGSQEIDMLLRRSGRERRMPSKYFDCYLNDP